Within Psychrobacter sp. DAB_AL43B, the genomic segment TAATCGACGCATTGGCGCCAGCTTGGTATTTATTAACCAAGTTATCGATATCAGACTCAAAGCTACGTGCTTGAGGATGCATCTCAGGATAGGCGGCCACTTCGATATGAAAATGATCGCCTGAATGTTCACGGATAAACTTCACCAAGTCTACCGCAAACGGCAGCTCGCCCATACCAACTTGACCTGACGGCAAGTCACCACGAAGCGCTACCAGACGCTTAATGCCCAAGCTTTTATAAAGATCCAGTAATTCAGCGATTTCCGCTTTATCATCACCGATACAAGACATATGCGGTGCAATGTCAGTATTACCGCGTACGCACAATGCTTGAACGATATCCAAAGTGCGGCTACGCGTTGAGCCGCCCGCACCGTAAGTTACCGAAAAATACGCAGGCGATAGCTTGTTCAGCTCATCATAAGTGCTGAGGAGCTTTTCGTGTCCTTGCTCGGTTTTGGCCGGAAAAAACTCAAAGGAGAAAGCAGGCTTAGTCACAGTCTGGCTCCTTTTAGTATTTATAAGCGTCAGGCTTAAATGGACCTTCGACAGGCACACCCAAATACTCAGCTTGTTTTTCAGTCAGCTTGGTCAAAGTACCATTAAAACCAGCAACCATCGCAGCGGCCACTTCTTCGTCTAGTTTCTTCGGTAATACTTTGACGTATAAGTTTTCGGTACGCGTATCCACTGGCAATTCAGCGAATTTTTCTTCAAACAGATACATCTGTGCCAATACTTGGTTAGCAAATGAGCCGTCCATCACACGTGATGGGTGACCCGTTGCGTTACCTAGGTTCACTAAGCGACCTTCAGCAAGCAAAATCAAATAGTCGTTCTCATCGTCTGAGCGGAAGATTTGATGGACTTGTGGCTTAATCTCAACCCAGCGCCAGTTATCACGCATAAACTGAGTGTCAATTTCGGTATCAAAGTGACCGATATTACAAACGACTGCACCAGGTTTTAGCGCCGCAAGCATATGTTTGTCACAAACATGATAGTTGCCCGTAGTGGTGACAATCATGTCGGTGTCTTCGAGTAAGCGAGTATTGATGTTTTCTGCGCCGCCAGTGTTATCGCCATTGATGTAAGGGGATAATACTTCAAAACCGTCCATACAAGCCTGCATAGCGCAGATAGGATCAACTTCTGAAACACGGACAATCATGCCTTCTTGACGTAAGCTTTGCGTAGAGCCTTTACCAACATCACCATAACCGATAACTAAAGCGCGGCGACCAGCAAGGAACATGTCAGTAGCACGTTTGATAGCGTCATTTAAGCTATGACGGCAGCCGTATTTGTTGTCGTTTTTAGACTTGGTAACTGCATCGTTGACGTTGATCGCTGGTACTTTTAGCGACCCTTTATTTAACATCTCAACCAAGCGATGGACGCCGGTAGTGGTTTCTTCTGAGATACCATGGATATTATCAAGTAGCTCTGCATAATCATTATGAATCAAAGCAGTCAAATCGCCGCCATCATCCAAGATTAAATTGGCATCCCAAAGCTGACCTGATGCTTCACCGCCTACATGGATTTGTTGACGTAAGCACCATTCGTATTCTTCTTCGGTTTCGCCTTTCCAAGCATAAACAGAGATACCAGCAGCAGCAATAGCAGCAGCAGCGTGGTCTTGGGTTGAGAAGATGTTACATGAGGTCCAACGTACTTCAGCACCTAGCGCAATGAGCGTCTCGATAAGAACGGCGGTCTGGATGGTCATGTGGATACAGCCAGCGATTTTCGCGCCTTTAAGCGGCTGATCCGCTTCGTAGCGACGACGCAAACCCATTAGGGCAGGCATTTCAGCTTCAGCAAGGGTAATTTCACGGCGGCCGTAATCAGCTAAGCTGATGTCAGCGACTTTATAGTCAGTGAAAGCGGGGTTGATCGTATGGGCAGATGGGGTGTTAGACACTGCGTCCATAATATGCTCCTATCAGTGGTTAATTTATGATAAAAAGAATAATAACGCAGGTGCCGTTGTTATGCTGTCAAAGACTGAAATAACCAGTATCAAACAGTTTACCGAGCCTAACATGATGAATATATCAGCTTATTTTGCTTATGAAGCGCAAACATAACAATCAATTCATATGGTGCAACACCTCTCGGAGGTCGTTATTGTAATTGATGGCAGTTAATTTGTCACCTATTGGCTGTGGAAAATAGTAAGCGCTCATGACACACAAAATTTCTTTAGATTATTGAGACCCATAAAAAAGGCCACCTAATAAATAGATGACCTTAATTATTAATAATAGGGTTTGCAATTTGGGCTAAGTAATTTTAGAACCAGTTATAGGTTAATGAGGTAAAGAAATTAATACCGTCAGTATTATAGTCTGGCACCGTAATGTATTTCTCATTGGTGATATTATTTAAACGAGCAGTCATAGTGAGGTCATCTGTCAGTTGGTAATTACCACTGATATTCAACAGCCCATAATTATCGACAGGTTGGGTTTCACCGTTATCATTATAATAATCGCCTACATATTCATATTCAGCACGAATATCTAAGCTTGGTAGACGATAGCCAGCGTATATCAAACCTTTATGTTCAGGACGAATTTTTAGGAATTTTCCGTCATTGCTGCCGCCAGTATCGTTTTTAGCCTGCTGATAATCATAGCTACCGCCGAACAGATAGTTATCGACTATCCAATCTGATGTTAAGGTAACGCCTTCAATTTTTGCCTTATCGACGTTTTCACTGCCACCTGCCCAAGGGTTATTGGCCGTTGGTTTTGCGACATAACTGATTAAATCATCGACTTTATTGTGATAGCCAGTCAAACGCGTCGACTGAAGGTTGTTATCATATTCAATAAAAGCTTCATAGTTGTCGCTGTTTTCGGGCTTTAAATCAGCGTTCCCTGAGCCGGGGTAGTAAAGGTCGTTAAATGAAGGAGCGCGAAACCCTTTTGCGTAGCTTACACCAAGACGAAGATTGGGGTTGATGTGATAAGCACCACCTAAATTATAAGTGGTTTGGTCACCATACTGAGAGTTGTCATCAAAGCGTAAGTTAGCTTGTGCATCGAATTGGTTATTGGTCATTACATAGCCCAAAAATGCACTGGTAACGTCACGGTCATCGATTTCATAAGCCGTCGTATCGATACTTTGGTTTAAATATTCCACGCCATAGACACCTTTACCGACAGGCAAAGTATGTTGTCCAACCAAGCTTATTTGATCTTGCTTAGTGTCGTAGCGGCTACTATAGGCACTATGGTCATCAATTTTATCGATAGAATGACCGTATTGTAATTTAACTGAAGAGTCTGTGAGATAACGCCAGTCAATAAAAACTTGGGCCGCGCCATTTTCTTGATTAGAATAGACATTGGCCAAATCGGTACTGTCGTACTCAGTGGTTGATTTGCTATATAGCGCACTTGCTCCAGCTGACCACTGCTCATTGATACGTTGGGTTAAAGCAGCGCTAAAGTTGTCGCTCTCAAAACCATCGTCATCACTGTTGTAGTTATAGATATTTGAAGGTAGGGCGGCATTGAAGCCGTCTGTTTCATTGTGACTGGCTGAAAGGCTCAATGCCGTGCCATTGTCATTGGTAAACTGAGCACTAGCACCGTACAGATATTGATTATGAGAGCCGACGCCAGCAGTCACTGAAAGATTGGTTTTTTTAACATTTGAACCTTTAGTAAAGACTTGAATGACACCGCCCATCGCATCGGCACCGTAAATACTGGAACCTGAGGCGCCATACAATATTTCGATACGGTCAATTTGATCAGCAGGAAGTAGTTGCAGCGAAGCGCCTCCATCACTTACAGAGCTATAACGTATGCCATCGATAAGCACCAATATTTGCTTATTATCATAACCGCGCATATAAAAGTTTGAAACCTTGCCAACACCGCCATTGCTGTAATGACTAAATCCCGGCTGACGCTTTAATACATCAAGGGCACTTTGACCTTGATAACGTTGCAATTCTTCGCTATCGATTACACGAGTTTGGGCGATAACGTTGCTCGTCTTAGTGGGCGTACGCGTCGCTGTTACGACGATTTTATCAAGCTCAACTTCTGGTAGCTCGCTATCATTCATGGCGCTGACGATATTTAGTTCATTAGTGGTAGCTGTTGCATTCATGGCAAATACGCTAAGCGTGCTTAAAATACATAACCGAAGATAGGTAGTCGAAGATGTACGTGATAAAGCCATATTTAATTCCAAATTGGTCAAATAAATAAGATACAGAAGAGAGAGCCAAGAAGTTAAAAATTACAAAAAGTAATAAATAGATTACACGTCGCCATTATCTATAAAAGTGCTCGACTTATAAACCACTTTAACCTAATTTTTATTCATCATAAGGTGAATATCTCTCAAGGTTGGCTGGTCTTTATTGGCTTAACTGCTATCAGCGACTCTTACAAGGTTATTAGATAATGTTGTTGACGAGTGATGATGGTTTTTATCATCAAGATTGCTATGTCGTTTATAAAAAGTGAAAGCGTCGTAGGCATAACACGTTTCGCCATAAAAACACGCAATCAAAAGCATTGCTGTCATAAATAATTGCTATTATAGTGGCAGATTTTATCTGTTTTTCGTTATGCCATTCATAAAGCTATGAGGTTTGTTTTGTCTATTAAGCGTAATCTGAGTACTAGTTCCTCGCAATCTCCATCTTCATTAATATTATTAACTAAGACACCGCTAATGGTGATCGCATTTCTTATCGTCATGATATTAAGTGTCATCACGCCACATAGTGCGCTGGCCGCTGAAGCGAGCATACTGGGTGTGGGTGGTACAAAAACGGAAGAAGGAGCTGATACATCGATACCGGATTCATTTGGACGTGATACGCCGCGTCATACTGTACAAGGGTTTCTCAATGCGCTGGGAGAAAACGATTATCTGCTGGCGAGTAATTATTTAAATTTATCTAAGTCTGATAATCCGACTACAATCGTGCGGCAGTTTAAACAAGCCCTTGATGCGGGTGGCCGTTTTCAGCCTGATTTGCAAATTAATAATACGCCTGAAGGCAATTTAACCGATCAGTTACCGCCAAGCCAAGAAAATGTGGGTGTCATCAACGTCAGTGATAAAAGTGTACCGCTGGTACTTGAAAGAGTGGTTTCTAAGCAAGGGGAACAATACTGGCAGTTTTCTACTGATACGCTCAGCTCAATACCAGAAGTCATAGAAAATTCTGAACCCACTTTAGTCTCTCGCTATACCATTGATTCTTTAGAAGGTAAAAAGCTATTCGGCTATCAGTTGGCTGACTTGGTAGCCGCTTTGGCGATGACTATCAGCAGTTTTTTATTCACTTATATTGCCGTATGGCTACTGTATCATTTGTTAAAACTCACTTATCCTCGTGTCCGTGGTGTACCACTGCCATTGCCAGATAGAGTCATATTGCCGTTGGCTGTGGTGATTATGGCACTGATTTTATCTGAGGTGATGGTTTACGCTGGCGTGTCAGTGACCTTGCGCGAGCCGGTCAACCGCTTCGCTGAGATTGCTTCGTGGGTAGCGATAACGTGGTTGTTATTACGCATTATCGATGCCTTATTTACCCGTGCAGTGAATTTAAGCTATAAGAAGAACTATACTGAACGGGTCTCAATTTTGGGACTGCTACGCAAAATCGTCAAAGCGCTGCTGTTGATATTTGCAGTCATCGTCACCTTCGGAAATTTGGGCTTTGATCTAACGACTGGTATTGCCGCATTAGGGGTAGGTGGTTTAGCGTTAGCATTAGGTGCGCAAAAGACCATCGAAAACTTAGTAGGCAGTGTCGTGGTGGTGGCCGATTCGCCCGTACGCATCGGCGACTATTGTAAATTTGGTACTTATGAGGGTACTGTCATCGATATTGGTATTCGTTCATCACGCGTGCGTACCTTGACCCGTACTATCGTCACCGTACCTAACGGTGATTTTTCTTCGATGCAAATTGAAAACTTTACCTCGCGTGATATGTTCCGCTTTTTACATCAGCTATATATCAAACGTACGGCTGATATCGACGTTGTTTTCCAAATGGTTAAGCACTTGGATAAGTTTTTGGATGAACACGAGTTGACCAACCAAGAATGGAATCAGGTCAATATTTTAGAGTTACGTCAAGATTGCTATATTATTCAATTACAAGCCTACGTCAATGCTAGCGGTATTATTGAATTCTACGACAAGCAAAACGTGTTATTCGTTGATCTGTTAATGCAAGTTAGAAAATATGATGTAGAGCATGCCTTGCCAACACAGCAGCTTATTGTCAAGCAACCAGAACTTCTGGCTCAATTAGAACATGAAGGCGAAAGTGAGGCAGCTGACAAGAAAGCTGATCAAAAAATTGCTGCTGCTGATAAGCCGCAAGCGGTTAATTTAAGCAAAGATGTGGATACTATTGATAATGAGCAGATAATAGAGAAACCCAAAGATACCTTAAAAAAGCACATGGTGGATAATAGATACAAACACATTCATAAAAATCGCGGTTATGCTTTAGCGAGATTAAAGTTCAAACAGGTAAAAAAGAGCTTTCGATTTCCTAAAGTCAAAAACCATGTAGTGAAATAGCCTATTATACTGGCAGAGCTTTTCTATTATTCAGCCAGCCATAATGTGACCATAGTAGTAAACTAGCAGCACTGCGATGTGGCGACCACTCTTTAGTTGCTGTCTCTAATTGCTTTGGCGTTGGGCGTTCTGCTAA encodes:
- the ahcY gene encoding adenosylhomocysteinase: MDAVSNTPSAHTINPAFTDYKVADISLADYGRREITLAEAEMPALMGLRRRYEADQPLKGAKIAGCIHMTIQTAVLIETLIALGAEVRWTSCNIFSTQDHAAAAIAAAGISVYAWKGETEEEYEWCLRQQIHVGGEASGQLWDANLILDDGGDLTALIHNDYAELLDNIHGISEETTTGVHRLVEMLNKGSLKVPAINVNDAVTKSKNDNKYGCRHSLNDAIKRATDMFLAGRRALVIGYGDVGKGSTQSLRQEGMIVRVSEVDPICAMQACMDGFEVLSPYINGDNTGGAENINTRLLEDTDMIVTTTGNYHVCDKHMLAALKPGAVVCNIGHFDTEIDTQFMRDNWRWVEIKPQVHQIFRSDDENDYLILLAEGRLVNLGNATGHPSRVMDGSFANQVLAQMYLFEEKFAELPVDTRTENLYVKVLPKKLDEEVAAAMVAGFNGTLTKLTEKQAEYLGVPVEGPFKPDAYKY
- the metF gene encoding methylenetetrahydrofolate reductase [NAD(P)H] is translated as MTKPAFSFEFFPAKTEQGHEKLLSTYDELNKLSPAYFSVTYGAGGSTRSRTLDIVQALCVRGNTDIAPHMSCIGDDKAEIAELLDLYKSLGIKRLVALRGDLPSGQVGMGELPFAVDLVKFIREHSGDHFHIEVAAYPEMHPQARSFESDIDNLVNKYQAGANASITQFFYNADSYLYLRDTLEKRGIDTIAQPLVAGIMPITNSSNLVRFADSCGADIPRYVRKQLADFGDDSKAIREFGFEVVYRLCERLIAEGVPAMHFYSMNKVEPNKRLVEALGLSA
- a CDS encoding TonB-dependent receptor plug domain-containing protein; this translates as MALSRTSSTTYLRLCILSTLSVFAMNATATTNELNIVSAMNDSELPEVELDKIVVTATRTPTKTSNVIAQTRVIDSEELQRYQGQSALDVLKRQPGFSHYSNGGVGKVSNFYMRGYDNKQILVLIDGIRYSSVSDGGASLQLLPADQIDRIEILYGASGSSIYGADAMGGVIQVFTKGSNVKKTNLSVTAGVGSHNQYLYGASAQFTNDNGTALSLSASHNETDGFNAALPSNIYNYNSDDDGFESDNFSAALTQRINEQWSAGASALYSKSTTEYDSTDLANVYSNQENGAAQVFIDWRYLTDSSVKLQYGHSIDKIDDHSAYSSRYDTKQDQISLVGQHTLPVGKGVYGVEYLNQSIDTTAYEIDDRDVTSAFLGYVMTNNQFDAQANLRFDDNSQYGDQTTYNLGGAYHINPNLRLGVSYAKGFRAPSFNDLYYPGSGNADLKPENSDNYEAFIEYDNNLQSTRLTGYHNKVDDLISYVAKPTANNPWAGGSENVDKAKIEGVTLTSDWIVDNYLFGGSYDYQQAKNDTGGSNDGKFLKIRPEHKGLIYAGYRLPSLDIRAEYEYVGDYYNDNGETQPVDNYGLLNISGNYQLTDDLTMTARLNNITNEKYITVPDYNTDGINFFTSLTYNWF
- a CDS encoding mechanosensitive ion channel family protein, yielding MVIAFLIVMILSVITPHSALAAEASILGVGGTKTEEGADTSIPDSFGRDTPRHTVQGFLNALGENDYLLASNYLNLSKSDNPTTIVRQFKQALDAGGRFQPDLQINNTPEGNLTDQLPPSQENVGVINVSDKSVPLVLERVVSKQGEQYWQFSTDTLSSIPEVIENSEPTLVSRYTIDSLEGKKLFGYQLADLVAALAMTISSFLFTYIAVWLLYHLLKLTYPRVRGVPLPLPDRVILPLAVVIMALILSEVMVYAGVSVTLREPVNRFAEIASWVAITWLLLRIIDALFTRAVNLSYKKNYTERVSILGLLRKIVKALLLIFAVIVTFGNLGFDLTTGIAALGVGGLALALGAQKTIENLVGSVVVVADSPVRIGDYCKFGTYEGTVIDIGIRSSRVRTLTRTIVTVPNGDFSSMQIENFTSRDMFRFLHQLYIKRTADIDVVFQMVKHLDKFLDEHELTNQEWNQVNILELRQDCYIIQLQAYVNASGIIEFYDKQNVLFVDLLMQVRKYDVEHALPTQQLIVKQPELLAQLEHEGESEAADKKADQKIAAADKPQAVNLSKDVDTIDNEQIIEKPKDTLKKHMVDNRYKHIHKNRGYALARLKFKQVKKSFRFPKVKNHVVK